GACGAGGCGCTGGCGTTCTTCTCGGACGGCGAGGCGAAGATCCCGGCGGCGGCGAAGATCCTGGCGCGCCTGGCCGACGTCGGCCTCGGCTACCTGACGATCGGCCAGCCGCTGACGACGCTGTCGGGCGGCGAGCGCCAGCGGCTCAAGCTGGCGACGTCGATGGGGGAGAAGGGCGACGTGTACGTCTTGGACGAGCCCACCACCGGCCTGCACCTCGCCGACGTCGCGCAGTTGTTGGGGCTTTTGGACCGGCTCGTGGACTCCGGCAAGTCGGTGATCGTCATCGAGCACCACCAGGCCGTGATGGCGCACGCCGACTGGATCGTCGACCTCGGCCCGGGCGCGGGGCAGGACGGCGGCCGTGTGGTCTTCGAGGGCCCGCCGGCCGACCTGGTCGCGGCGCGCGCCGGGCTGACCGGCGCGCACCTCGCCGACTACGTGACGAGCGCCGCTTGACGCGGCGCCACTCCCGTGGCGTCCCCACTGCTCCTGGCCGCGCCGCTCGTCTCGGGCGGCGCGGTCGTCGTGGCTTAGGAGGTCGCGCATCGCCGTGCCGCTGCGATCGGGGTCGGTCTTCGCCGCGATCCGTCCGGCATCACTTCACCGCGGCTCCTCACCGCGTCGCCAGCGCCGCTCATCGCTTCACGCGGCTCCGCTCTCTCGGTGCCGGCCAGCGCCTTGGGCCGCGTCGCTCGTTTCCGGTTGCGCGAGCGTCGTGGCTTAGGAGGTCGCGCATCGCCCTGCCGCTGCGATCGGGGTCGGTCTTCGCCGCGATCCGTCCGGCGAACGTCACCCGCGGCTCGGTCCTCGCGGCGATCACTCCGTGATCGGCGGGCTAGGTGTAAGTCCCAAGGAGGTTGTTCAGCCGAGTGATGGGTGGTTGGCGGCCGATGGCTTGGTGTTTGCGGTGATGGTTGTAGTGCCAGAGCCAGCCGTCAAGGGCGCGTGTGCGTTCTTGGCTTGATCCGTAGATGTTGTTGTAGGCCCAGCCTTCGAGCATGGTGCGGATGAAGCGTTCGGCTTTGCCGTTGGTTTGGGGGCGGTAGGGCCGGGTGCGCAGGTGGCGGAGGCCGAGCTGGCGGCAGGCGATCTGGTGGGCTTTGGAGACGTAGGGCGAGCCGTTGTCGGTGATCACTGATTCGACGGTGATGCCGTGGCGGGCGTAGAAGGCGATCGCGCGCCCCAGAAAGCCGACGGCGGTCTCGGCTTTCTCGTCGGGTAGGACTTCGGCGTAGGCCAGGCGGGTGGCGTCGTCGATGGCGATGTGCACGCAGTCCCAACCTCGGGTCAGGCGTCGGATGCCGTCGGCATCGGTTCGTCGCGGGTCGCCATTGCGCCGAACGCCGGTGATCTGCTTTCCCGCGCCGCCGACGATGCGGCCGAGCTTTTTGATGTCGGTGTGGATCAGCTCGCCCGGCCTGCCGCGCTCATAGCGAACCGCCGGCGCCAGACCCAGGTGCCCCAGACGGCCCATCCCGATCCGCTTGAGGACCGCGCCGACCGTCGACAGCGGTCGATCGATGAGCTCTGAGATCTGCGGCCCGGAGAAGCGCAATCGTCGTAGCGCGGCGATCAACGCGACCGTCTGCGCGTCGGTCTTGTTGGCAACGGTTTTAGGGCCGAGGATCGATCCAACAACCCCAACTCGCCTTCGGCCTGCCACCGAGCCAGCCACTTTCTCGCCGTGCGAACGCTGATCCCCGCCGCCTCAGCTGCCTGGCGAATATCCCAACCCTGTTGTTCGAGACGGTCGATGAGCAAACGACGACCGTTCGGACTGAGCTTGGCGTTAGCGTGCAACCTCATCCGGTGTCTCCTTGGTGCTGATGGCCTCGAGAACCACCAGCCTCCAAGGAGGCCCGGATGAATGAACAACGTCCCTAGGAACTACAGCTAGGTCGCCAGCGCGGCCAGCGTCTGATCGACCTCGTCGGCCGTGTTGTAGTGGAACAGGCCGATGCGCAGCGCGCCGCGGTCGCCGATCAGGTCCTTCAACCCCATGCAGTAGAACGAGTCGCTCGCACCGGCGTTGATGTTGTTGGCGACGAGCGTCTCGGCGACGGCGGTCGCGTCGCGGTCGGCGAAGGCGAGCAGGAACGTCGGGACGCGGCCGTCCATCGTGGGCGGGCCGATCAGGCGGGCGTCGTCCGGCAGGCCGTCGAGCAGCCGCTGGCCGAGCGCGCGGGCGTGGGCGTGGCCGGCGCCGGTGGCGTCGACGCTCTCCCAGTAGTTGATGGCCTCGGTGAGGCCGGCGAGCTGCTCGTAGGGCAGCGTGCCGGTCTCGAAGCGGCGGGCGACGGGGTCGCTCGGCGCGGGACGGACCTTGTACGGGCGCCAGTCGGCGAGCACCTCGGGGCGGCCGTAGGCGAGGCCGAGGTGGGGGCCGCAGAACTTGTAGGGGCTGCAGACGAGGACGTCGGCGCCGATCGCCTCGACGTCGACATGCACGTGCGCGGCGGCGTGGGTCGCGTCGATCCAGGCGAGCGCGCCGAACGAGTGCGCCAGCGCGGTGACGCGCTTCGCGTCGGTCAGCGTGCCGGTCGAGTTCGCCGCCCAGGAGAAGGCGACGACGCGCGTGCGGTCGCTGAGCTGGGCTTCCAGGTTGGTGAAGTCGAGCGTGGCGGTGGCCTCGTCGATGTCCACCACCTTGACGACGGCGCCGGTGTCATGGGCGACCTCGAGCCAGGGCGAGACCGACGCGTCGTGGTCCAGGCGCGTCACGACGATCTCGTCCCCGGCCTTGAGGTCCCGCGCGCACGCGCGCGAGAGGCTGAAGTTCAGGGTGGTCATGTTCTGACCGAAGATCGTGTCGTCGGGCGAGCAGTGCAGGAAGCGCGCGGCGGCGGCGCGGGCGCCGGTGACGATCTCCGCCACGCGCTGGGAGGTCGCGAACGTGCCGCCGAGGTTGGCGGCGGCGTCGCGCATCGCGTCGGAGACGGCGGCGCGGACCGCGTCCGGGACCTGGCTGCCGCCGGGGGTGTCGAGGAAGATGGTGTCGTTGGTCGCGAGCGCGGCGAAGCGGGCGCGGACCGCGGCGACGTCGTAGGTGATGGTGTCGCTCACAGCGTCACCACGTCGCGGGTGGCGATCGCGTCGAGCTCGACCTCGACGAGGCAGTCCTTCGGGATCAGCTCGGCGACGTGCAGCGTGGTGTTGGCGGGGTTGATGCCGCGGAACGCCTCGCCGTGGGCCTCGACCGCGGAGCGCCAGTCGGCGCCGGCCAGCAGGTAGACGCGGGTGCGGAAGACGTCCTCACGGGCGGCGCCGAGCGCGGCGGCGCCCTCGAGCGCGCAGCGGATGCACTCGGCGGTCTGCTCGCGCACGTCGCCGTGGCAGGTGCCGGTCGCGTCGGTCGCGGCGGTCCCGGCGACGGAGACGAGGTCGCCGATCCGGGTCGCGCGGGAGTAGGACGCGAGCTCCTCGAAGGGGCTGCCGCTTCTGAGCGTGTGCATAGGGGCAGACTACCGCCCTGTCCAGTATTGTGGACGGCCCGTGCACTATCTTGTGAAAGGCGCTGCATGAGCGTTGAGGCTCCGTCCGTCCTGATGTACGCCGACACCACCCGGTCGGCCGAGCTGCGCAACGAGGTCCCGCACACCGTGCACGACCCGTTCCTGTACATCGAGCACGGTGGGAGCAGGTACGCCGTGCTGCGGTCGCTCGAGGTCGCGCGGATGAGCGAGGTCGAGGGGATGACCGCGCTGCCGCTGGAGGACTTCGGGCTGGACGAGCTGATGGCCTCCGGGCTCAGCGGCGACGCCGCCGCGCTGGAGATCGCGGTGCGGGCGTGCTCGAAGCTGGGTGTGACGCGCGCGTTGGTCCCGCCGGCGTTCCCGGTCGCGCACGCCGACCGGCTGCGCGCGGCGGGGGTTGAGCTCGTGGTCGATCCCGAGGGGTTCGAGCGGCGCCGGCGCGTGAAGTCCCCGGCGCAGCTGGCGGGGATCAGGCGCGCGCAGACGGCCGCCGAGGCGGCGGTCGCCGCGGTCGCACGCATGTTGTATGACTCGACACCGGGCAGCGACGGGGGCCTGGTGCTCGACTGGGGGCCGCTGACGTGCGAACGCCTGAAGGAGGGCGTGGCGGCGGCCTTCCAGCGCAACGGCTGCAGTGGCGACGACGTGATCGTCGCGCACGGGCCGCAGACGTGCATCGGGCACCACTCGGGGTCCGGGCAGGTGTTCGCGGGGGAGCCGGTGACGGTCGACCTCTGCCCGCGCGATCCGGAGACCGGGTGCTACACGGACATCACGCGGACGTTCGTGTTCGGCGAGGTGAACGACGAGCTGGCGTTGTACTGGCGGTTGGTCGACGAGTCGCTGCGGGATGTCCTGGCGGCGATCAGGCCGGGGCTGCCGGTGGCGGAGCTGCACCGGATCTCGTGCGCGCCGTTCGAGCGCGAGGGGCAGCCGACGCAGCTGTCGAAGAAGCCGGGGACGGTGCTGAACGAGGGGTTCTTCCACTCCTTGGGGCATGGTGTAGGCCTTGAGATCCACGAGGCGCCGGCGTTGAACCAGAACGAGGACGTGCTGGTCGTCGGCGACGTGATCGCGGTCGAGCCGGGGTGCTACCGCCAGGGGTTCGGCGGGGTCCGGCTGGAGGACCTGGTGCTGGTGACCGAGACCGGGGGCGAGCTGTTGACCGACTACCCCTATGAGCTCACGCCGGTGCTGGTCGAGCGCGGCGCTGTCGCGGCGTGATCGACGCCTACATCTCGGAGCACCGCGACCGCTTCGTCGCGGACTGGCAGACGTGCTGTCGGTTCCCGTCGGTGAGCGGGGCGCGGGCGGCGATCGAGGACTGCGCGGACTGGATCGAGGGGCGGATGGCGCCGCTGTTCGACGACGTGTGGCGGATCGAGATCGAGGGTCAGGGGCCGCTGGTCTGCGGCGAGTGGACCGGGACGGGGCCGGGCCGCTTGTTGATCTACACGCACTACGACGTGCAGCCCGCGGGCGACGCCGCGCTCTGGGCGTCGGATCCGTTCGGCGCGGAGATCCGCGACGGCAAGATGTACGCGCGGGGCGCGTGCGACGACAAGGCCGACGTGACGGCGCGGCTGCAGGCTCTGGAGGCCTGGCGCGCGTCGCTCGGCGGCGAGCGCCCGCCGTTCACCATCATCTTCATCTCGGATCCGGCCGAGGAGATCGGCTCGCCCGGTCTCGCCGAGGCGCTGGCGGCCAACGCCGACCGGTTGCACGCCGACGCGTGCCTCTGGGAGTCGTTCCTGCGTGACGAGGACGGGCGGCCCGGGATCGGCTTCGGCTGTCGCGGCAACCTCGAGGCGACGTTGTCGTTGAGGTTGTTGAAGGCCGACCAGCACACGGCCTTCGCCTCGATCCTGCGCTCCGCGCCGCTGGAGCTGATGCGCGCCGTGAGCACGCTGCAGGACGAGACCGGCCACATCACCGTCGAAGGCTGGACCGCAGGCGCGCTCCAGCCGACCACGTCGCAACTGACCGCCGCCCGAGCCATCCCTCTGCCACGGGCGGCGGTCACCCGCGACGACGGCACGAACCCCTTCAAGCCCGGCGACGACGAGTCCCTCGCCACCAACCTCGTCTTCGAGCCGTCCATGAGCGTGTCGAGGTTCATCGTCGGCGCCGACAACGTCGGCTCCGTGCCCGCGGAGGCGAGCATCACGCTGCGCTTCTCGCTGGTGCCGGACCAGGATCCTGAGCACTGCCTCTCAGCCCTCCGCGCCCACCTGGCCGCGGTCGCATCCGACATCACCGTCGAGGCAGGCCGGATGATCCTCCCTGCCTCCTCGCCGATGGAGACACCCTTCGCCACGGCGACGATCTCCGCCGCCGCCGAGGTCTTCGGCGAACCCGCCATCTACCCCGTCCTGATCGGGGCGGGCCCCGGCCGCATGGTCCTCGACACCCTTGGTGCACCCGTCATCTCACCCGCCGGCACCCTCCGCCCGGACGGCAACATGCACGGCCCCAACGAGCACGGCGCGATCACCGACTACCTCGACCACATCCGCTTCACCACCCACCTCCTGACCCACCTCGCCACCCTCGGCGGCCCTACCGCCTAACCGCACCTCCCTCGGTAGACGCGCCTCGACTCGCCGCAGCACTTCCGGCCTCAGTGGCCGCGGTGTCGGTCAGCGGCGACGCGGTCGTACTGCCTATTGATCGCGAATCCCCCGTGGCGATGCGCAGCTGCGCCTCGCTCCGCCATCGCCTCTGACTCGCGTCTCGCCCGACTGCCGCGTCTCCCTCGGTACACGCGCCTCGACTGGCCGTAGCACTTCCGGCCTAAGTGACCGCGGTGTCGGTCAGCGGCGACGCCGTCGTATCGCCTATCGGTCACGAATCCCCCGTGTCTCCGCGCGGCTGCGCGTCGCTCCGCCGTCGGCCCTGACTTACTCCGGCGTCGGGCCGTGGACGGCGGGGAGGGTCAGGATGAAGTGGCCGCCGGGGCCGGGGCCGAGGGTGATGGTGCCGCCGCAGGAGTGGATCAGGCGGCGGGAGAGGGGGAGGCCGAGGCCGGCGGAGCCGGGTGAGGTGCCGCGGGTGCCGGGGTCGAAGGCGGATTCGCCGAGGGCGGGGGACATGCCGGGGCCGTCGTCGCGGATCGCGAGCTGCACGGTGCCGGCGGAGGACGACAGCTCCAAGGTCACCCGGGAGGATGCGTGGCGGTGGGCGTTGTCCAGGAGCGGCGCCAGCGCGCGGCGGATGATGTCGGGTTCGCCCTCGGCCAACGGGGGCGTCCCGTCCACGACGAGCTCGACGTCGGGGATCTCGCGGGCCAAGGACACCATGTCGACCGCTGAGGCCGACGGATCCAACTCACGGCGCGCCACCGCCAGCAGCGTGTCGATCGCCCCGGTCAGCCGCTCCGACTGCGACACGATCGACGTCAGCGCCTCCGTCCGCGCGTCCTCGTCGTCGTCGATGGCCAGCTCGGCCCGCCCGCGGATCCCGGCCACCGGCGTCCGCAGCTCGTGCGCGACCTCCGCGGCGAAGCGCTGCTCGTGGCGCCGCGACGCCGCGATCCGCGCCAGCAGGCCGTCCAGCGTCGCCGCCAGCCCGGTCAGCTCGTCGCGCGGCGGCCCCATCCCGAAGCGGCGGTCGAGGTCGTGCGCGCCCCAGTCCTCGGCCTCGGCCGTCATCCGCGCGACCGGCTCCAGCGCCCGGTCGATCGCCCGTCGCAGCGCCAGCCCGCCCGCCAACAACACCAACAACGCCAGGACCAACGACCCCAACAACACGACCTGCTGGAGATCCTCCAGCGGCTCGGTTGAGATCCCGACGACGACCGCACCCACGACGCGCCCGTCACGTCCCCGGACCGGCTCGACGCGCAGCGACACGTCGCCCGGCCCGTCGTGCTCGCCCGCCTGCGCCGCGCGCCCCAGCCTCACCGCCGTCGCGTCGAGCTTCGACGACACGTTCTCCGGCCGCTCGACCACCCGCGAACCCTCGAGCACCCACGCCCGCCGATCCAGCACCTCGTCGTTGGCTCCCTCACGCACCGACACCCGCGACCCGTCGACGACCAGCGTCGCCAGGAGCCCCTCGGCCCGCGTCCGCAGCTCGGTCGACGTCTCATGATGTACGCGAACGTCGAGCAGCACGTTCCCCACCAACAACAGCGCGCCCAGCCCCAGGGCGAGCGTCACCAGCGACGTGACCAGCAACCGGTTGCGGAAGCTCACCGGAGCTCGTACCCGAGCCCGCGCCGCGTGTGGATCGCCTGCTCGACCCCCGCATCGCGCAGCTTGCGCCGCAGCCGCGCGAGGTACGCGTCGAGCGTGTTGTCGTGGACGATCGCGCCCTCCGGCCACCCGGCGCTGACCAGCGTCGCCCGCCGGACCACCTCGCCCGGCCGCGCCGCCAGCGCGGCGAGCAGCCGGAACTCCGTCGGCGTCAGCGGGATCCGGACGTCCTCGTGCAGGACCGCGTGGGCGGAGGGATCGAGACGCAGCGCCGGCGCGTCGCCGTCGTCGCGCGGTGCGGGCTCCGCGGACGGCCCGCGCCGCACCAGCGCCTGCACCCGCACCAGCAGCTCCGCGAGCGCGAACGGCTTCGTCAGGTAGTCGTCGCCCCCGGCGTGGAACCCGCTCAGCCGGTCCGGCAGCGCGTCGCGCGCGGTCAGGAACAGCACCGGCGTCGCGACGCCCTGCGCCCGCAGCGCCTGGCACACATCGCGCCCGTCGGCGTCCGGCAGCCCGACGTCCAGCACCAGCACGTCGAACGACCCGCCGCCGTCGCCCGCGAACGACCGCACCGCGTCCGCCCCCGTGGCGACCGCGACGACCGCGAAGCCCTCGCGCTCCAGCGCACGCCGGACCACGCCCCGCAGCTCGTCGTCGTCCTCGCAGATCCCGGCCCGCAGCTCCACGCCCCGGATGGTAAGCGCCCCACACCCGACGACCCTGACCGCAACCTGAACACGCGACGCCCGTTTCCCCCACCAAGACGGGCGTCCAGCCCCGTCGAACCCCTCAACTAGGATGCGCAACCGAATGATCCGATCGAGAACCCTCGCCACATTCGCGGGCGCCGTCGCGCTGCTCTGCGCGGCCGCTGCGCCCGCGGCCGACGCGGCGCCGTCGCAGACCGCCTACGCGCTCTCCAACGGCAGGCTTCT
The sequence above is a segment of the Conexibacter woesei Iso977N genome. Coding sequences within it:
- a CDS encoding Rid family hydrolase, producing the protein MHTLRSGSPFEELASYSRATRIGDLVSVAGTAATDATGTCHGDVREQTAECIRCALEGAAALGAAREDVFRTRVYLLAGADWRSAVEAHGEAFRGINPANTTLHVAELIPKDCLVEVELDAIATRDVVTL
- a CDS encoding response regulator transcription factor, producing the protein MELRAGICEDDDELRGVVRRALEREGFAVVAVATGADAVRSFAGDGGGSFDVLVLDVGLPDADGRDVCQALRAQGVATPVLFLTARDALPDRLSGFHAGGDDYLTKPFALAELLVRVQALVRRGPSAEPAPRDDGDAPALRLDPSAHAVLHEDVRIPLTPTEFRLLAALAARPGEVVRRATLVSAGWPEGAIVHDNTLDAYLARLRRKLRDAGVEQAIHTRRGLGYELR
- a CDS encoding M24 family metallopeptidase, whose product is MSVEAPSVLMYADTTRSAELRNEVPHTVHDPFLYIEHGGSRYAVLRSLEVARMSEVEGMTALPLEDFGLDELMASGLSGDAAALEIAVRACSKLGVTRALVPPAFPVAHADRLRAAGVELVVDPEGFERRRRVKSPAQLAGIRRAQTAAEAAVAAVARMLYDSTPGSDGGLVLDWGPLTCERLKEGVAAAFQRNGCSGDDVIVAHGPQTCIGHHSGSGQVFAGEPVTVDLCPRDPETGCYTDITRTFVFGEVNDELALYWRLVDESLRDVLAAIRPGLPVAELHRISCAPFEREGQPTQLSKKPGTVLNEGFFHSLGHGVGLEIHEAPALNQNEDVLVVGDVIAVEPGCYRQGFGGVRLEDLVLVTETGGELLTDYPYELTPVLVERGAVAA
- a CDS encoding sensor histidine kinase, which encodes MSFRNRLLVTSLVTLALGLGALLLVGNVLLDVRVHHETSTELRTRAEGLLATLVVDGSRVSVREGANDEVLDRRAWVLEGSRVVERPENVSSKLDATAVRLGRAAQAGEHDGPGDVSLRVEPVRGRDGRVVGAVVVGISTEPLEDLQQVVLLGSLVLALLVLLAGGLALRRAIDRALEPVARMTAEAEDWGAHDLDRRFGMGPPRDELTGLAATLDGLLARIAASRRHEQRFAAEVAHELRTPVAGIRGRAELAIDDDEDARTEALTSIVSQSERLTGAIDTLLAVARRELDPSASAVDMVSLAREIPDVELVVDGTPPLAEGEPDIIRRALAPLLDNAHRHASSRVTLELSSSAGTVQLAIRDDGPGMSPALGESAFDPGTRGTSPGSAGLGLPLSRRLIHSCGGTITLGPGPGGHFILTLPAVHGPTPE
- a CDS encoding cysteine desulfurase-like protein; translated protein: MSDTITYDVAAVRARFAALATNDTIFLDTPGGSQVPDAVRAAVSDAMRDAAANLGGTFATSQRVAEIVTGARAAAARFLHCSPDDTIFGQNMTTLNFSLSRACARDLKAGDEIVVTRLDHDASVSPWLEVAHDTGAVVKVVDIDEATATLDFTNLEAQLSDRTRVVAFSWAANSTGTLTDAKRVTALAHSFGALAWIDATHAAAHVHVDVEAIGADVLVCSPYKFCGPHLGLAYGRPEVLADWRPYKVRPAPSDPVARRFETGTLPYEQLAGLTEAINYWESVDATGAGHAHARALGQRLLDGLPDDARLIGPPTMDGRVPTFLLAFADRDATAVAETLVANNINAGASDSFYCMGLKDLIGDRGALRIGLFHYNTADEVDQTLAALAT
- a CDS encoding M20/M25/M40 family metallo-hydrolase, with protein sequence MIDAYISEHRDRFVADWQTCCRFPSVSGARAAIEDCADWIEGRMAPLFDDVWRIEIEGQGPLVCGEWTGTGPGRLLIYTHYDVQPAGDAALWASDPFGAEIRDGKMYARGACDDKADVTARLQALEAWRASLGGERPPFTIIFISDPAEEIGSPGLAEALAANADRLHADACLWESFLRDEDGRPGIGFGCRGNLEATLSLRLLKADQHTAFASILRSAPLELMRAVSTLQDETGHITVEGWTAGALQPTTSQLTAARAIPLPRAAVTRDDGTNPFKPGDDESLATNLVFEPSMSVSRFIVGADNVGSVPAEASITLRFSLVPDQDPEHCLSALRAHLAAVASDITVEAGRMILPASSPMETPFATATISAAAEVFGEPAIYPVLIGAGPGRMVLDTLGAPVISPAGTLRPDGNMHGPNEHGAITDYLDHIRFTTHLLTHLATLGGPTA